A stretch of DNA from Lysinibacillus sp. B2A1:
TTCTGAAAAAGTTATACGTTCAATCATCACATTTTCAATACGTCCATCGTATTCCTTTTCCAGACGCATCGTATTTAAAGGTGATAAACTTCCCTCAATTCTTATGCCATACTCCTCAAAAAATTCATTTCGCAAATGATGGGGAATCAAATGTAGAGGATCTTCATGCATTGGACATCCCTTAATTGCGTAAACGGCTCCTTCATCTGTTCGCGAATAATGCTCAAGTCCGCGCTTTAACAGGGTCACGATTGTTGATTTTCCTCCACTTACAGGTCCCATTAATAACAAAATACGCTTCCTGACATCTAATCTTCGTGCTGCTGGATGGAAATATTCCTCCACCAGTCTTTCAATTGCTGTTTCAAGCCCAAAAATTTCTTGCCCAAAAAATTCGTACATCTTTTGCCCATCGCGTTCCTCTACACCAGCGCTTTTTATCATATTGTAGACGCGTGAATGGGCCGTTTGTGCAACTTCAGGTCTTTCCTTAATGATGCTCAAATAATCTGCAAATGTACCTTCCCACTTCAGCCGATTTTCTTCTTCGCGATAGCTTTTCACTTTATCTAAAATGTTGATAGCCTTCCCTCCATTCAGGGCTTGATTTATAACATAGTATGAAGTAAATGACATTATGATACCCAATACTTTTTCTTTGCCAAAGTTTCTTCTTATTGTTTCTATTATTTACTCCATACTAGGATGGAGTTAACGCTGAATAAATCAAGCTGATGCCAATCATTTTCCTCGAATTTTTATTTAAAAAAGGCTACATAGTATTAGTTTAATTTAGTAATGTACTACAGCAATCCACTTCTTTTCCCACAAAAAGTGCTGAATGAAGAAAAAAAATTCGGTTATTCTAACGGTAGAAAGGAGGTCCATTATTGAATCGCCACTTTATTTTTCTTTTATCATGGATATTATTATGGAGTTATACAAGCCCCACCATTGCTTCGGCAAATGAAAAAACCTCAGAAGAAGAAATTTTACAGCAGCGCATGACCTACTATGTTCAATTTGATGAATTACTCATCCCATGGCATTTCTTAGCCGCCATTGACCAATATGAACGCAATCTGCAATCGGTTCGCAAGGATATACCCAAAAGGGATGGTCTTATCGCCATTCAATTTTCCGATGAATATTGGTCAGGTGCCTTAAATCCAATAAAAGAAGATACCTCTCCAGAAACGATAAGTTATTTTGGAGGAATGGGTTTAGATGGCAACGGTGATGGTGTTGCCAGTCCAACAGACGATGCAGATGTCATATTTTCAATGGCAAGTTTTTTAAGCAAATTTGGAACAACTGACGAGGATTTTAAATTAGCGTTATGGGATTATTATGGAAGTGAGGAAGCCGTTAATCAAATCTTCGCCATTTCCACTATGTATAGACATTTTAAAACAACTGAACTTGATGCTCATACCTTTCCAATCCCTACAAATTACAATTACAGTTATCGAGGAACATGGGGAGATAACAGAGGCTGGGGTGGACGACGCATCCATGAAGGAACTGATATATTCGCAAGCTACGGAACTCCTGTAGTATCTACTTCGTATGGTGTAGTGGAAATCAAAGGCTGGAACCAATTTGGCGGTTGGCGAATAGGCATCCGCGATAATCATAATTCATATCACTATTATGCCCATCTTGGTAGCTATCATAAGGATATTAAAGTAGGTGATATTGTCGAGCCTGGCACTGTTCTCGGTTATGTTGGAAGCTCTGGCTATGGCAAGGAAGGTACATCGGGAAAATTCCCACCTCATCTGCATTATGGTATCTATAAATTCAATGGACGTACAGAATGGGCATTTGATCCATATCCTTCATTATTACAATGGGAACGACTAGCCAAAAAGGCAAAGGTAAAACAGTAATTACTGAGTAGCACTTGATGCATTTGCAGCAAGTGCTTTTTAGGTATAAATACTTAACAAACGGAAAATTTTTTCAAGAATATTTTGAAAACATATACATTTAACTATCAACAAGACTTTCCTTCATTTGTTATTGTACTAAAAAACTATTTTAAATTTTCCCATTAAAAGGACTTATTTATATATTGAATTAGTTATAAAATAATATTTGTACTATAATAATTTACATGTTAACACATCACTAAAATATGCTAGTATTTCAAAATTAAACAAGCAAAAGGATGGGAAAGATGAAAGGGATACTTCAGTTTAAAACACTTAAAGCAAGGATCTTAAGTGCATTTCTTCTATTGTTAGTTTTTGTTGTTTGCTTCACGACCTATACTTACACTTCTAATACTCAGATGGAAAAGCAAGCAAAAGGTTTAGTAAACGAAGATTTAATTGTTATGACAGCAAGTAAAAATTTAGCCATGTCTATGAGTGTTCGATTATCTTCGGCTTTAAGCTATGTTATATTAGGCGACGAAAAATACATAGAGACGTTTAATCAATATCGACAAATTGCTGAGGAAAGCAATAGTATTGTAGAGAAATTTGAAAATACACCAGAGCGTGAAAAATTAGTAGCAATGGCACGAGAATGGAGTAATCGTGTAAATACTCAAGTATTTGATGTCTATAAAAGAGGCGACAAGGAATTAGCATTACAAAATTTAACAGCTATTAATGATCTTGTAACGGAAGTTCGCATCGGTTATGAGGAATTAGCGAGTAACCGTTCAGAATCTATAACAAAGGTTGGGAATGAAGTTGTCACTACAAGCTCAAGCAATAAAACAATTGGAACGATAGCTAGTATTGTCTTGACGATTACTGGCATTGTTATTGCCATTATTACAGCAAGTAAAATTTCAAAGCCCATTACCATTGTTTCAGAGCGTATGAGTGAACTAGCAGACGGTAATCTTCGTCATGATCCACTTATTGTTGATCAACGAGATGAAATAGGTCAATTAATGCTTGCCGCAAATGAAATGAATCAAAAATTAAAGCAAACGATTAGCTCGATTCATACTGTTTCAGAAACTGTAGCAGCTAGTAGCGAGGAGCTTGCTCAATCTGCCAATGAGGTTCAA
This window harbors:
- a CDS encoding peptidase M23 — translated: MNRHFIFLLSWILLWSYTSPTIASANEKTSEEEILQQRMTYYVQFDELLIPWHFLAAIDQYERNLQSVRKDIPKRDGLIAIQFSDEYWSGALNPIKEDTSPETISYFGGMGLDGNGDGVASPTDDADVIFSMASFLSKFGTTDEDFKLALWDYYGSEEAVNQIFAISTMYRHFKTTELDAHTFPIPTNYNYSYRGTWGDNRGWGGRRIHEGTDIFASYGTPVVSTSYGVVEIKGWNQFGGWRIGIRDNHNSYHYYAHLGSYHKDIKVGDIVEPGTVLGYVGSSGYGKEGTSGKFPPHLHYGIYKFNGRTEWAFDPYPSLLQWERLAKKAKVKQ
- a CDS encoding methyl-accepting chemotaxis protein; this encodes MKGILQFKTLKARILSAFLLLLVFVVCFTTYTYTSNTQMEKQAKGLVNEDLIVMTASKNLAMSMSVRLSSALSYVILGDEKYIETFNQYRQIAEESNSIVEKFENTPEREKLVAMAREWSNRVNTQVFDVYKRGDKELALQNLTAINDLVTEVRIGYEELASNRSESITKVGNEVVTTSSSNKTIGTIASIVLTITGIVIAIITASKISKPITIVSERMSELADGNLRHDPLIVDQRDEIGQLMLAANEMNQKLKQTISSIHTVSETVAASSEELAQSANEVQTGTEQITVTMQELASGTETQASTAGDLAETMTSFQRSIHDTTQEGIELKEHSGHVQSLTSTGKKLMIQSTQQMNAINEIVLNSVRKVESLNDQSAEISKLVSVIDDISNQTNLLALNAAIEAARAGEHGKGFAVVADEVRKLAEQVQFSVTDISTIVSRIQGETGNVTSALQSGYEEVKKGSSQLNQTNETFEQISGAVEDMILNINVISENLNKLAQSSESINTSVDEMASISQESAAGVEQTTATVEETASTMEEISRSANQLAGMSEELNSQLQQFKI